One genomic region from Rosa rugosa chromosome 1, drRosRugo1.1, whole genome shotgun sequence encodes:
- the LOC133724541 gene encoding probable pectinesterase/pectinesterase inhibitor 51 — protein sequence MTTHHRKPIKPSFASLSKPCSSLSKPSSKFLFISMASFVFLSLLTLTLFLSLSSAARHRHPSNTAAAATQIQLACKATRFPDTCQSSLAQLPDLPPNPTPIETIGLAIRVSSDGLKSAQKMVTDIREASKGNQNRTLAANNCLEVLHNSEYRISRATEELSRGRTKSARAAFSAALLYQYDCWSGLKYANDTQMVNKTMSFLDGLQSRSSNALSMMFSYDHYGDDTSLWAPPKTERDGFWERGSGSGSGFSGGVPKNLKADATVCEEGCEYRTVQEAVDKAPENLEAGKRFVIQIKTGVYEETVRVALEKRNLVFLGDGMGKTVITGSLNAGQPGISTYNTATVGVLGDGFMASGLTIANTAGPDAHQAVAFRSDSDLSVIENCEFLGNQDTLYAHGNRQLYKSCKIQGNVDFIFGNSAAIFQDCNILVAPRQLKPEKGENNAITAHGRTDPAQSTGFVFQNCLINGTEEYMKLYYSKPQVHKNYLGRPWKEYSRTVFLNCNMEALVTAQGWLPWSGDFALKTLFYGEYGNTGTGSNLTQRVTWSSKIPTEHVSTYSVQNFIQGDEWMETI from the exons ATGACCACCCACCACAGAAAACCCATAAAACCCAGCTTCGCCTCGCTCTCCAAACCATGTTCCTCCCTATCCAAACCCTCTTCCAAATTCCTCTTCATCTCCATGGCCTCCTTCGTCTTCCTCTCCCTCCTAACCCTcactctcttcctctccctctcctccgcCGCCCGCCACCGCCACCCTTCCaacaccgccgccgccgccactcAGATCCAACTCGCCTGCAAAGCCACCCGCTTCCCCGACACGTGTCAGTCCTCCCTCGCCCAGCTCCCTGACCTTCCTCCGAACCCGACCCCAATCGAGACAATCGGACTAGCCATCCGGGTCTCCTCCGATGGGCTCAAGTCGGCCCAGAAAATGGTGACCGACATTCGAGAAGCGTCCAAGGGGAACCAGAACCGCACCCTCGCCGCCAATAACTGCCTCGAGGTTCTGCACAACTCCGAGTACCGCATTTCGCGGGCGACGGAGGAGCTCTCACGTGGGCGGACCAAGAGCGCACGCGCCGCCTTCAGCGCCGCCCTGCTCTACCAGTACGACTGCTGGTCGGGGCTCAAGTACGCCAACGACACCCAGATGGTCAACAAAACGATGTCGTTTCTCGACGGGCTGCAGAGCAGGTCCAGCAACGCCCTCAGCATGATGTTCTCCTACGACCACTACGGCGACGACACCAGCCTGTGGGCCCCGCCGAAGACCGAGCGTGACGGGTTCTGGGAGCGGGGGTCGGGTTCGGGTTCGGGTTTCTCGGGCGGCGTGCCGAAGAATCTGAAGGCGGACGCGACGGTGTGTGAGGAGGGGTGTGAGTACCGGACGGTGCAGGAGGCGGTGGACAAGGCGCCGGAGAATTTGGAGGCGGGGAAGAGGTTCGTGATTCAGATAAAGACGGGGGTGTACGAGGAGACGGTGAGGGTGGCCTTAGAGAAGCGGAACCTGGTGTTCTTGGGCGACGGGATGGGCAAGACGGTAATTACCGGTTCGTTGAATGCGGGCCAGCCCGGAATCTCCACCTACAATACGGCCACCGTCG GAGTTCTTGGTGATGGGTTCATGGCCAGTGGTCTCACAATTGCAAACACAGCAGGCCCTGATGCCCACCAGGCAGTGGCTTTCCGATCAGACAGCGATCTATCCGTGATCGAGAACTGTGAGTTCTTAGGAAATCAGGACACTCTATATGCACATGGCAACCGTCAGCTATACAAATCGTGCAAAATCCAAGGCAATGTGGATTTCATCTTTGGAAACTCAGCTGCCATTTTCCAGGACTGCAACATCCTCGTTGCTCCCCGACAACTCAAACCCGAGAAGGGCGAAAACAATGCCATCACAGCCCATGGCAGGACAGACCCTGCACAGTCAACCGGTTTCGTTTTTCAAAATTGCTTGATCAACGGAACCGAAGAGTACATGAAATTGTATTACAGCAAACCCCAAGTGCACAAAAACTACTTGGGGAGGCCGTGGAAGGAGTATTCAAGGACGGTTTTCTTAAATTGCAATATGGAAGCTCTGGTTACCGCGCAGGGGTGGCTGCCTTGGAGTGGGGATTTTGCTTTGAAGACACTTTTCTATGGGGAGTACGGGAATACAGGAACAGGTTCGAATTTGACCCAGAGAGTGACCTGGAGCAGCAAGATTCCGACCGAGCATGTTAGTACATATTCAGTGCAGAATTTTATTCAGGGAGATGAGTGGATGGAGACCATTTAG
- the LOC133724540 gene encoding zinc finger CCCH domain-containing protein 38-like, whose amino-acid sequence MSRSSRKRSSKWDLPEEPQFEDANIPDDGWMGKAGRPFHHKESGREWHSPELGGSNASKWSGLETNDMQRSKRGLGLPSREALPGSRSSHRNESISKGGSRYTEDSMVWDEDGNCSTRMSPGLDEWRQLRSRSPKSGWSRSLRGRSRSRSWTRSRSQSWSRSPDRGYRRESVFLDRNRSRSGVSAQVCKDFAGGRCRRGSDCQLLHEGNSSYDDSWEGRHRNGSASKYSTPPVSGDNPLKSGRSSVYGNDFINGKSRREASSKFDNHRVSDGFSKGSANEIIRERDNDRERDSDTRRRDASTERGVEREPRRSGDIPCKFFAAGNCRNKKFCRFSHHIQSHASSERRSRDDRWGLGHSLNDTDQAWNGRKWNDTPSDSAKLSPDNTGRPRDGRWALGHKINDADQAWDGQKWSDTVTLPESAKLGADNNGNIGVPELRSGAWSMNDNSWGRGLNNENQMRGDPSVSHEAAKRNEKEAQLWKEDKVGAKSKDTEKWLGDMSPDWNYTLQSSNIGKEEHGHIRRGSEISRINDTSLNACKQDMSPDWNYTLQTSNNISREEHGHSARGSESSRLNDTSLKASNQDIIREASVQVHGGASVMQPMIAERPNYLQNQDIREGGSIGLPHDGKNAIDRTASSRTDLNVSANIMSHQSFDHNVQSSTASPFPGMNTIGQSQALIPAHTQGGLVNPQDTLSGQRKSVIKLDIGDSKTSLVTGLPPVPNVVGGKDLTQLTSLSVSLAQLLENGHQLPQLYAALNSHNALNASPFPKSEGSSEQLSAIQPEPAMLSQKPYDPTSDSMELKKQEHNNNKACLLPNSTGKTGVDGKLEKPSDDYHQIRNSVEEPRRKSHQLNQPDGNNELGVEESKKVEEENNSPENGPLEVADKDGADEGKKLKEVKGIRAFKFALAEFVKDLLKPSWKDGQVSKDAYKTIVKKVVDKVTGTIPGANIPQTQEKIDSYLSFSKPKLTKLVQAYVEKMQKG is encoded by the exons ATGAGTAGAAGCAGCAGGAAACGCTCTTCTAAATGGGATTTGCCTGAAGAGCCTCAATTTGAAGATGCAAATATACCAGATGATGGTTGGATGGGAAAAGCGGGTAGGCCATTTCATCATAAAGAATCTGGACGTGAGTGGCACTCTCCAGAGCTTGGTGGTAGTAATGCTTCAAAATGGTCAGGTTTAGAGACGAATGATATGCAGAGATCTAAGCGTGGTTTAGGATTGCCATCCAGGGAAGCTTTGCCTGGAAGCAGAAGCTCACATAGGAATGAAAGTATCAGTAAGGGCGGCAGCAGATACACAGAAGACTCCATGGTCTGGGATGAAGATGGAAATTGCAGCACAAGGATGTCTCCTGGTCTTGATGAGTGGAGACAACTTCGTAGTCGGTCCCCCAAAAGTGGTTGGAGCAGGTCACTGAG GGGTAGGAGTAGAAGTAGAAGCTGGACCAGGAGTAGAAGCCAGAGCTGGAGCAGGAGTCCAGATCGTGGCTATAGGCGAGAATCAGTTTTCCTTGATAGAAATAGAAGCAGATCGGGAGTTTCAGCTCAAGTGTGCAAAGATTTTGCTGGTGGAAGATGCAGGAGAGGAAGTGATTGTCAGTTACTACATGAGGGTAATTCAAGTTATGATGATAGCTGGGAAGGTAGGCACAGGAATGGCAGCGCCTCAAAATATTCTACACCCCCTGTTTCAGGGGACAATCCATTAAAGAGTGGAAGGTCTTCGGTGTATGGTAATGATTTCATTAATGGGAAGTCTAGGAGGGAGGCATCTAGCAAGTTTGATAATCACCGAGTTTCTGATGGGTTCAGTAAAGGTTCTGCAAATGAGATTATTAGAGAAAGGGACAATGATAGAGAAAGGGACAGTGATACAAGGAGAAGAGATGCTTCTACAGAGCGAGGTGTTGAGCGTGAACCCCGCAGGAGTGGTGATATTCCTTGCAAATTTTTTGCCGCAGGAAATTGTCGGAACAAAAAGTTTTGTCGGTTTTCCCATCATATTCAGTCACATGCGAGTTCTGAAAGAAGGTCACGGGATGACAGGTGGGGATTGGGCCACAGTTTAAATGATACAGACCAGGCATGGAATGGTCGAAAATGGAATGACACTCCGTCAGATTCTGCAAAGTTGAGTCCAGATAATACTGGAAGGCCACGGGATGGCAGATGGGCCCTGGGCCACAAAATAAATGATGCAGACCAGGCATGGGATGgtcaaaaatggagtgatacTGTGACTCTGCCAGAGTCGGCAAAGTTGGGTGCAGATAATAACGGAAATATTGGTGTTCCGGAGCTGAGGTCTGGTGCTTGGTCTATGAATGATAATAGTTGGGGGCGTGGTCTGAACAACGAGAACCAAATGCGTGGTGACCCAAGTGTTAGTCATGAAGCAGCCAAGAGGAATGAGAAGGAAGCACAACTGTGGAAGGAGGATAAAGTAGGTGCTAAGTCAAAAGATACTGAAAAATGGCTCGGAGATATGTCTCCGGATTGGAATTATACATTGCAATCCTCCAATATTGGGAAAGAAGAGCATGGTCACATTAGACGGGGTTCAGAAATTTCAAGAATTAATGATACTTCTTTAAATGCTTGCAAACAAGATATGTCTCCGGATTGGAATTATACATTGCAAACGTCCAACAATATTAGCAGAGAAGAGCATGGTCACAGTGCACGGGGTTCAGAATCTTCAAGACTTAATGATACTTCTCTAAAAGCTAGCAATCAAGATATAATTCGAGAGGCTTCAGTCCAGGTACATGGTGGTGCTTCAGTTATGCAACCAATGATAGCTGAAAGACCTAATTATCTACAGAACCAGGATATAAGGGAAGGTGGTTCTATTGGATTGCCACATGATGGCAAGAATGCAATTGATAGAACTGCTAGTTCTCGCACTGACCTCAATGTTTCTGCAAATATCATGTCACACCAAAGCTTTGACCATAATGTGCAGAGTTCAACTGCTTCTCCCTTTCCTGGCATGAACACAATCGGGCAAAGTCAAGCGCTTATCCCAGCTCACACCCAAGGAGGACTTGTAAATCCACAAGATACACTATCTGGACAGAGGAAATCTGTCATCAAGTTAGATATAGGGGATTCAAAAACATCACTAGTTACTGGCCTTCCTCCAGTGCCTAATGTGGTAGGTGGTAAAGATCTCACACAACTTACCAGTCTTTCAGTCTCGCTGGCTCAGTTATTGGAAAATGGACATCAGCTTCCACAGCTTTATGCTGCTTTAAATTCTCATAATGCATTGAATGCTTCTCCATTTCCCAAATCTGAAGGATCTTCTGAGCAGCTTTCAGCTATTCAGCCAGAACCAGCCATGTTGTCTCAGAAGCCATATGATCCTACATCTGATAGCATGGAACTTAAGAAGCAAGAACACAATAACAACAAAGCGTGCCTTCTGCCAAATAGCACAGGGAAGACAGGTGTTGATGGAAAATTAGAAAAGCCGTCAGATGATTACCATCAGATTCGTAATTCAGTAGAAGAACCTAGGCGTAAGAGCCACCAGTTGAATCAGCCTGATGGAAATAATGAACTTGGGGTTGAGGAAAGTAAGAAAGTAGAAGAAGAGAATAACTCCCCCGAAAATGGTCCCTTGGAGGTCGCAGATAAAGATGGGGCTGATGAGGGCAAGAAACTCAAGGAAGTGAAGGGGATACGTGCATTTAAATTTGCTCTTGCGGAGTTCGTTAAGGATCTTTTAAAACCCTCATGGAAAGATGGTCAAGTCAGCAAAGATGCATACAAAACCATAGTGAAAAAGGTGGTTGACAAAGTGACTGGTACCATACCGGGGGCTAATATTCCACAGACACAAGAAAAGATTGACAGTTATTTGTCATTTTCAAAACCGAAGCTGACAAAACTTGTACAG GCATATGTGGAAAAAATGCAAAAAGGCTAA